Within Diprion similis isolate iyDipSimi1 chromosome 11, iyDipSimi1.1, whole genome shotgun sequence, the genomic segment ACgcggtttgaaaattgataccTCGAGTCAATCAATCATCACGAGAACTTTTGCTTTCTCGCTTTATCCTACGCGGATGGATTTCATCGGtttatcttcaatttctcaattttagtgagtttttatttactttttttttttcttttattcacggTATATCGTAGATCTGTCTCAAGTTTTGAGATGAAATATCCTCGGGTGCCACGTATAGCGATGGGGGTTGGTTAGGGATGCCGAGGCGTGACGTCACCCTCAGCGAATTTCTAACCCTCCGTCTTCGGGAATCTCCCTTCTCAAGACACCGAACGATATCGGGTGAAACGTTCGCCAAAGGAAAGACGACGCTGACGAAGAGGAGAATAAttactcgtatatatatgtatatacgtatcacCGGAAAATCTCTGCGGCTTTTCGCGAGAATCGTGTTTACGAGATAACGAAGGGTGACTTTACTTctttagaagaaaaacaagCGGAAGAAATCtgattctctctctttctctctctctctcagcaTGCCATACTCGAAATTTgatgattataaataaaccGTCTATCTTTATCCAGCCATCTCTGAAATCTTTGTGAAATATTCACGCGCAGGATAGTGGGAAGTGGTCGCACGTACGTGCACGTGTAACCGAGTCGGTGGCCTCGAATAGAGGCggcgcgtcgcgacgcgctGGTGTGAATAGTTGCGTCGGATGAATGAACGTAGGGCGCACACACGCGCCTCGGTGAATGGGAGTTCTACTACTCCTCCCGTACTCTCGCGgttccctccccctcctcctcctcctcttcctcctcctcctcctcctctcgcTCCTCAGCCCTCTGCAGACCACGTGTGAGTGACGTGTGTGTTGTGACGCGGCGCGGCGCCGTTCCCTCTTCCTCCCCTCCGTGCGTCGAGACGCAGCAACGCGGTTCGATCTCCTCCCGCGTCGTCCTCTCCGAGACTTACTTAGCGATATATCGTGAAGATCGTGCGATACGCGCCTTTCTGACCTccggtattttttttactcctttcCAGGACTCCTGACCGGCCAGCACCTCGACATGAAGCAGGACTCGGACAAGCAGCCGATGTCCCCACCgttaaacaacaacaacaacacaacGTCGTCGATGTTCCCGGGGATGggagcggcggcggcggcggccaGTCTTTCGATGCTTACGCCGCAGCAGCTCTTGGCCGCGAGTCAAACCGCGGCCCTGATGGCCGCTGGCATTCCGGTCTCTCTGCACGCGACCCTTGCCGCAAGTCCGTCGCTCTACCGACACCACCAGACGCTTTTCGGAGGCTGGGCACCGCCGGCGGCTTCCTCGCCTCCTTCACCCCTCCACCACCCCCAAGGGCCCGTCTCTCCGGCCCTGAGCGCCAAGTCCGCGGCCCGTCGGACGGCcgccaacaacaacaataacaacaacaacaacaacgtcgTCAGCAGCAGCGCCGACCGTGTCACGAAGAAGGGCCAGCCGGCGAAGAGGCGCGCCGCCAGGAGCAaaccggaaacggccgttctCTCCGTCGATGGTTCGGCGCCCCTCAGTCCTCCGACGTCGATAAGTCCCGAGGCCGGGAAGGACGCCAGGGACAAGGTCTTCACCTGCGGCGTATGCTCGAGGTCCTTCGGATACAAGCACGTCCTGCAGAACCACGAGCGAACTCATACGGGGGAGAAACCATTCGAGTGTCCGGAGTGCCACAAGAGGTGAGTTACGTTTGGTCTTATTGTACTTCCCTGATCCTTTGTACTTTCTTCATCTCGGTTTCCACTCTCGCGAGCTTCCGGATCATCGTCTCTGACCATCTCGTTCGTCGACTGTTTCAGATTCACCAGGGACCACCACCTCAAGACCCACATGCGTCTCCACACGGGTGAAAAACCGTACCATTGCAGCCACTGCGACCGGCAATTCGTTCAGGTGGCGAACCTGCGCCGGCACCTCCGGGTGCACACGGGAGAACGTCCGTACGCCTGCGAGCTCTGCGCCTCAAAGTTCAGCGATTCGAATCAGTTGAAGGCTCACCTCCTTGTTCACAAGGGTGAAAAACCGTTCCTCTGCGAGCATTGCCAGATGAGATTCAGACGAAGGCATCACCTGATGCACCACAAGTGCGTCAGCGGTGTTGTAAGATCGCAGCCTCCCTCGTTGGCGAGCGACGACCTGGACGAAGAGATCGACATCGACATCGACGTTGAGATCGATGAACCGGAAGCCATGGCGCAGCGGAAATCGGCCGCGACTCCGGCCCGTCGGCCGGCCCTCCACCACCAGCTACCGACCCCGGTGGTGAGCACGTCGGTACAGATGCCGTTGAACCTCTCGGGGATACCGATCGGGATGCCGGAGCAGACGGAGCCTGAGGATCTCTCGATGTCGACGGGTCTCCATCGGCCCCATTCCCACTCTCACAGCAGCGGTGACTCGCCCTTGAGTCGGAGCCCGAGCAGCGACACAgcccacgacgacgacgaggaggagcTCGACGTCTCCGAGGCGAGCCCGAGCACCCTGTTCCTTCATCAGAACCGGCACTTCAGACACCACCATCACCTCTCCGGTTCGATGGCCAGTTCCGGCGCCGGCGTCGGAAACGCTTCCTAGTGCTGATCCAATTACTAAACAACCACAAACGGGGGTACGTAGTTTCACCTACGTCGCTACGCAATTCGCTTATAATTCAATTTCGGGGTCATTTGAATATTCTGTCGAGCCATTTATCTGTTTTTTGATCGGACAGTTAAAATCATTCGTCATgttattaacaaattttcaatcctaCTAAGGGGAGACGGGTCCGATAACGAAGTAGATGACGTAACTTCGATAAGGGAGTAAAATACTGTGTAGGGGGAGGTTTAAATGGCCGACAACAGCGCCGCTTAATATTTGAATGGCCCCTATAAAATAATTGTGTCAAAATTTGCTACTGCGATTTAAGAACGCTGTGCACTTTCTTTTACACTTTCAACGATTAAAGTTGTACACTTTACAACgttagaagtaaaaaaaattcccccccccccccatggTTATGTTTGGTTCAAATCATTTCCTCGTTTAACTTTCTAATATGTTTATCATATTAATGAGTTTACCGCGTTgaccaaatttcaatttcctctctctttctctctctcaccctcTCTCTATCTCCATTTACTTTAATTTGTTTAACCTctgatttcattttgtttaaatatttttctttgccgTTGATCCTAGTTCTACGGTTTAA encodes:
- the LOC124412399 gene encoding protein krueppel-like translates to MALSYLQEAQINAGLLTGQHLDMKQDSDKQPMSPPLNNNNNTTSSMFPGMGAAAAAASLSMLTPQQLLAASQTAALMAAGIPVSLHATLAASPSLYRHHQTLFGGWAPPAASSPPSPLHHPQGPVSPALSAKSAARRTAANNNNNNNNNNVVSSSADRVTKKGQPAKRRAARSKPETAVLSVDGSAPLSPPTSISPEAGKDARDKVFTCGVCSRSFGYKHVLQNHERTHTGEKPFECPECHKRFTRDHHLKTHMRLHTGEKPYHCSHCDRQFVQVANLRRHLRVHTGERPYACELCASKFSDSNQLKAHLLVHKGEKPFLCEHCQMRFRRRHHLMHHKCVSGVVRSQPPSLASDDLDEEIDIDIDVEIDEPEAMAQRKSAATPARRPALHHQLPTPVVSTSVQMPLNLSGIPIGMPEQTEPEDLSMSTGLHRPHSHSHSSGDSPLSRSPSSDTAHDDDEEELDVSEASPSTLFLHQNRHFRHHHHLSGSMASSGAGVGNAS